GGATGGTCGCTGCCCCATCCAGTGCAGCTTAAAGATCAGCGGGTAGAGCTAACAATTAATACTGAATTTGATAAGCGAATAAGTGTCAATGATATATTAACTGTACAGTGTGATGAGACCTGCTTTAATGATTTGACGGTAATAGCGCAACTATTGAATGTTGCTAATGTAATTGCAGTGCAGCAGGCAAATGATAAACAAGTGCAAGCATTATCTTATTTTGTAAAACCGACGCCGACATTGCATAAAGTAGATTATGCACTTAAGAATAATACTGTTGAACGTATAATTGATGATAAAATAATTGCTACTTCTGTAAAAGCAGCAAGCTTAGATAATGCGGCGCTTAAATTAATTCCCGTGCCCAATTATCGTGAAACTTTAGTGCCAAGATTTAGTCCATTATATTTAATACCTTTCGGTGGTGGCCAGTTTGCGCAAGACCGTAATGTTGTTGGCGGTATTTATTTAACTTTGCAGACCGGGCTTATAGCTTGGTATGCAGTTGAGCGTTATAATTTTAATCAAGCTAACAAGCATAATGAGCTAATAAGGGGTGAAAGCATTCGCAAACGCGCTAATCTCGCTTTGGGTGCACTCACAGCAGCGATGGTTGCTAATGTTATTGAGGCAATTATAGTGGGGCAAATTTATCACCATGAGGCACCAGAGTAAGCTTGCTGTGAACGTTAGTTAGTGGGCTAATCTTATATTTTGCTTATTTTGTTCTAATCAGCGCATAATACGATTACCCATAAAAGTTATAGATTTATAATTATTGACGCATGATATCACATTTGATAACATGATGTAATGATTCGTACTCAAATACAACTGACCACAAAGCAAATGGAGGTTTTACGCGCAGAGTCAAAGCGTCAACAACTTTCAATAGCTGAAATAATTAGGCAAGCAATTGATGCTTCTTTGGTAGGATCGATCGCCAATAATCATGTTGAAAACAAAAAGCGCGCTATTGCTATATGTGGGCAATTTGCTTCAGGTTTAGCTGATGTTTCGCAAAAACATGATGACTATTTAGATGAAGCGTTTGGCGATATAAAATGACGATTTTT
This Deltaproteobacteria bacterium DNA region includes the following protein-coding sequences:
- a CDS encoding ribbon-helix-helix protein, CopG family, whose protein sequence is MIRTQIQLTTKQMEVLRAESKRQQLSIAEIIRQAIDASLVGSIANNHVENKKRAIAICGQFASGLADVSQKHDDYLDEAFGDIK